The Gordonia sp. KTR9 genome contains a region encoding:
- a CDS encoding HNH endonuclease, with the protein MFLYLGVMPELTTLLDQLIETAPPADDSTGTATFDALKVLRLIRNAVDHQIVTHTGQLDELEVAHKAGGTTRQLLIEMGHAPAIACRIMRSVDGLPTLPALARHATDGRLSSEVVDAIVRGMSHIDKRCPDGLSENDKCSYEIELLGQALSGATPAQVLEHARTIANTLADATDTAIPAADDSSLNTVNVHTTDDCRIDIRADLTQVVGEKFLAMIDERSCPRPEPDGANDRRTAEQRRADAFELILDQAALGAGIDSIGSPRMQLLVTIPAAGADPATLPWTGSVSQATAKRLLCDGSLTEIVLDSEGVPLQMGHARRLFPAHLRKAVIVRDGCCIKCGAPPSHTQVHHIEHWADGGSTDLDNGCLLCQRCHTQVHHHGWDVVMGFDRHPWLVPPTTIDPQRRPLPAYNRRTMRLDNAA; encoded by the coding sequence ATGTTCCTGTACCTTGGAGTCATGCCAGAGCTCACCACCCTCCTCGATCAGCTCATCGAGACCGCACCGCCCGCCGACGACTCCACGGGCACAGCAACATTCGACGCGTTGAAAGTGCTGCGGTTGATCCGCAACGCCGTCGATCACCAGATCGTCACCCACACAGGACAACTCGACGAACTCGAAGTCGCACACAAGGCAGGTGGCACCACCCGGCAGCTCTTGATCGAGATGGGACACGCACCCGCCATCGCCTGCCGCATCATGCGCAGCGTCGACGGCCTACCCACGCTGCCCGCCCTGGCTCGTCACGCCACTGACGGACGCTTGTCGTCGGAAGTCGTCGACGCTATCGTCCGCGGGATGTCGCACATCGACAAACGCTGTCCCGACGGACTTTCCGAGAACGACAAGTGTTCCTACGAGATCGAACTCCTCGGCCAAGCACTCTCCGGCGCGACACCGGCACAAGTGCTTGAACACGCCCGCACCATCGCCAACACCCTTGCCGACGCCACCGACACCGCCATCCCCGCCGCCGACGACTCGTCGTTGAACACCGTCAACGTCCACACCACCGACGACTGCCGTATCGACATCCGCGCCGACCTCACCCAGGTCGTCGGCGAGAAGTTCCTGGCGATGATCGACGAACGTTCCTGCCCACGACCTGAACCCGACGGCGCCAACGACCGACGCACCGCCGAGCAACGCCGCGCCGACGCCTTCGAGTTGATCCTCGACCAAGCCGCGTTGGGTGCGGGCATTGACAGCATCGGCAGTCCCCGCATGCAGCTGTTGGTGACCATCCCCGCCGCCGGCGCCGATCCGGCAACCCTGCCGTGGACTGGATCCGTAAGCCAGGCAACCGCGAAACGACTGTTGTGCGACGGGTCGTTGACCGAGATCGTCCTCGACAGTGAGGGGGTTCCATTGCAGATGGGGCACGCCCGGCGGTTGTTCCCGGCGCACCTACGTAAAGCCGTGATCGTCAGAGATGGCTGCTGCATCAAATGTGGTGCGCCGCCATCGCATACGCAAGTCCACCACATCGAGCACTGGGCCGACGGTGGTTCCACCGACCTCGACAACGGGTGTCTGCTCTGCCAACGCTGCCACACCCAGGTCCACCATCACGGCTGGGACGTCGTGATGGGCTTCGACCGGCATCCCTGGCTCGTCCCACCCACAACGATCGACCCACAACGACGACCACTACCCGCCTACAACCGACGCACCATGCGACTCGACAACGCCGCCTGA
- a CDS encoding GNAT family N-acetyltransferase produces MQLARVLRGRAVCGSSVAALHLRNPWVGGSRGCIGARVAPASTELWSLNVVPRHHGHGAALELMTSVLGDTGVPAYLWVVRDNARAVAFYRKHGFQLDGGTRYDPDWDCHEVRMTTTQG; encoded by the coding sequence GTGCAGTTGGCGAGAGTGCTTCGTGGACGGGCGGTGTGCGGCTCGTCAGTGGCCGCACTGCATCTGAGGAACCCCTGGGTTGGCGGATCTCGTGGATGCATTGGTGCTCGCGTCGCTCCCGCATCGACTGAACTGTGGTCGCTGAATGTCGTTCCCCGTCATCACGGCCACGGCGCGGCCCTTGAATTGATGACCTCGGTGCTCGGCGATACCGGAGTCCCGGCCTACCTGTGGGTTGTACGCGACAACGCACGGGCCGTGGCGTTCTACCGCAAACACGGCTTCCAACTCGACGGTGGCACACGCTACGACCCCGACTGGGACTGCCACGAAGTACGCATGACCACCACACAGGGATGA
- a CDS encoding reverse transcriptase family protein, which translates to MTEPFLDANEAAEVAAAFSRTYSAWTWPEVLTALRAVLPADVTTDVAARIFDLSPHEPRHPASVMIEALLPWTHLAPAVGQPILLHEPESTGAVLDDLPDLYDVEQFAHWLDFTVPELEWFADRGQWLRTARLPLRHYRIWRREKRDGVRVIEAPKPRMRETQRRLLRRLVERIPAHPAARGFVPGSSPAAFAWPHTDRPAVVRVDLRHCFETITVQRVRAVFRDAGYQPHIARLLAELCTTATPVDELQGLDREHAVLLRDRHLPQGAPTSPHLANLVMRPLDRRLNGYARRNGLRYTRYGDDLAISGDAINADRALWTMLRIVEDERFTVHPGKVQIMYSHQRQRLAGLVVNDRPQVARSDYDNLRALLHNARRHGASSQNHDDHPDFRAHVYGLIAWVGATGEARRRRLLDMAGSIDWDT; encoded by the coding sequence GTGACCGAGCCTTTTCTGGACGCGAACGAGGCGGCCGAAGTCGCTGCGGCGTTTTCGCGGACGTATTCGGCCTGGACGTGGCCGGAGGTGCTCACCGCGTTGCGGGCGGTTCTGCCCGCTGACGTGACCACGGACGTGGCCGCACGCATCTTCGACCTCTCACCACACGAACCGCGCCATCCCGCGAGCGTGATGATCGAGGCCCTGCTGCCATGGACACATCTGGCCCCCGCGGTCGGTCAGCCCATCCTGCTCCACGAGCCGGAGTCGACGGGAGCAGTGCTCGACGATCTGCCCGATCTCTACGATGTGGAGCAGTTCGCGCACTGGCTCGACTTCACCGTCCCGGAGCTCGAGTGGTTCGCCGACCGGGGCCAGTGGTTGCGGACCGCGCGTCTTCCGCTGCGGCATTACCGCATCTGGCGCCGTGAGAAACGCGACGGTGTTCGCGTCATCGAAGCTCCGAAGCCACGGATGCGAGAAACGCAGCGGCGTCTGCTCAGACGGCTGGTCGAACGCATCCCGGCACACCCGGCGGCCCGCGGTTTCGTGCCCGGGTCATCGCCCGCTGCTTTCGCCTGGCCGCACACGGACCGGCCCGCGGTCGTGCGCGTCGACCTACGGCACTGCTTCGAGACCATCACCGTCCAGCGTGTCCGTGCGGTGTTCCGGGACGCCGGCTATCAGCCACACATCGCGCGCCTGCTCGCCGAATTGTGCACCACGGCAACACCTGTGGACGAACTTCAGGGACTCGATCGCGAACATGCGGTGCTACTACGGGACCGGCACCTGCCTCAGGGTGCGCCGACCTCGCCGCATCTGGCCAACCTCGTGATGCGACCGCTGGACCGGCGCCTGAACGGCTATGCCCGCCGCAACGGTCTCCGCTACACCCGGTACGGCGACGACCTCGCGATCTCCGGCGACGCGATAAATGCCGACCGTGCGCTGTGGACGATGCTCCGGATCGTCGAGGACGAGCGTTTCACCGTCCACCCGGGCAAGGTCCAGATCATGTACAGCCATCAGCGCCAACGCCTTGCCGGCCTGGTCGTCAACGACCGACCCCAGGTCGCGAGATCCGACTACGACAACCTGAGGGCCCTGCTTCACAACGCGCGCCGCCACGGGGCGTCGTCGCAGAATCATGACGACCACCCGGACTTCCGGGCGCACGTCTACGGACTCATCGCCTGGGTGGGCGCAACGGGGGAGGCGCGCCGACGCCGGCTCCTGGACATGGCCGGCTCGATCGACTGGGACACCTGA
- a CDS encoding globin domain-containing protein, with translation MDKQLLEESLALVDLPDSGLTVRFYEILFDRYPTVRAMFGRDSRAQAEMLRNVVVSVVKHVDDAEWLTTTLHALGRRHAGFGVTRPMYTAVAECMIAAMSEIAGDSWTPAMTLAWDRALGAVATIMLDGYPAESRTPARAPRRSAGAA, from the coding sequence ATGGACAAGCAACTGCTCGAAGAGAGCCTAGCCCTCGTCGACCTGCCCGACTCGGGACTCACGGTTCGCTTCTACGAGATACTGTTCGACCGCTATCCCACGGTCCGTGCGATGTTCGGCCGAGACAGCCGCGCCCAGGCCGAGATGTTGCGGAACGTAGTCGTGTCGGTGGTGAAGCATGTCGACGACGCCGAGTGGCTGACGACGACGCTGCATGCGCTGGGGCGTCGGCACGCCGGGTTCGGCGTCACGCGGCCGATGTACACGGCAGTCGCGGAATGCATGATCGCCGCCATGAGCGAGATCGCCGGCGACTCGTGGACTCCGGCCATGACGCTGGCATGGGACCGTGCGCTCGGCGCGGTCGCGACCATCATGCTCGACGGTTACCCGGCAGAGTCCCGGACTCCGGCACGCGCTCCTCGACGCAGCGCCGGCGCGGCCTGA